In Acaryochloris marina S15, a single genomic region encodes these proteins:
- a CDS encoding NAD(P)/FAD-dependent oxidoreductase: MVETLSANTSPSPEGRKVVIVGGGPTGALAALYLAKMGWHVSVYERHSAEFKASSNRRSFNIILSRRGRKALTDIGVELPPDKQVLLQGNVRHTAKGGALGKGFRDAVSVDRATLAQVLISEGQHRFPENIQYHFDQTLLQVNFQDKTALFQGKQDQQQQNFDLLIGADGGFSTVRTAMESQLQGFEVRQNQDDMMYKICDLGFAKDLPGAEEKWAASFHTWPNAQPLTLLAPPSTDGSLKGVLILPQVGDITYETLQSEADVLALFKEKFPDVFPHLEQAGLPPQFTQDLLAQKAAHGGITTQCNRFEGDCVVLLGDAAHSVWPSLGQGCNVALESCRMFAEILTQTKGDLSLALPAYTAARKPDTDAVAQLSEIGFGGNKRASSILFITKVVILMFLHKLLPRWFHKYALFQLGDADVPYSKIWQQVQRQNSQLRLVLATLIGSIPVIWLVVWRIA, encoded by the coding sequence ATGGTAGAGACTCTATCCGCGAATACTTCACCATCCCCTGAGGGAAGAAAAGTTGTGATTGTGGGGGGTGGGCCAACTGGCGCACTGGCTGCCTTATATTTAGCCAAAATGGGTTGGCACGTCTCTGTTTACGAGCGGCACAGTGCTGAGTTTAAAGCGTCTAGCAATCGACGTTCATTTAATATCATCTTGAGCCGTCGGGGGCGGAAAGCCCTGACAGATATTGGAGTGGAGCTACCGCCAGACAAACAGGTGCTTCTCCAAGGGAATGTTCGACATACGGCCAAAGGGGGAGCCTTAGGGAAAGGGTTTCGTGATGCTGTGTCAGTCGATCGCGCTACCCTAGCTCAAGTTCTCATTTCAGAGGGGCAGCATCGCTTTCCAGAAAACATTCAATATCACTTTGATCAAACCCTGTTGCAGGTCAATTTTCAGGATAAGACGGCGTTGTTTCAAGGCAAACAAGACCAACAGCAGCAAAACTTTGACTTATTGATTGGTGCAGATGGGGGCTTCAGCACTGTCAGGACTGCTATGGAATCACAGCTTCAAGGATTCGAAGTTCGGCAAAACCAAGACGACATGATGTACAAAATCTGTGATTTAGGGTTCGCAAAAGATTTACCCGGTGCAGAAGAAAAGTGGGCAGCAAGTTTTCATACATGGCCTAATGCCCAACCCCTGACATTACTCGCTCCCCCTAGTACCGATGGCTCTCTCAAAGGAGTATTAATTTTGCCCCAAGTCGGAGACATCACTTATGAGACCCTTCAATCAGAAGCAGATGTATTAGCCCTATTTAAAGAGAAGTTTCCTGATGTTTTTCCCCATCTAGAACAAGCGGGTTTACCGCCGCAGTTTACCCAAGATTTATTGGCCCAAAAGGCGGCCCATGGAGGAATCACCACTCAGTGCAATCGATTTGAAGGTGACTGCGTCGTTTTATTGGGAGATGCAGCCCACTCGGTGTGGCCCTCGTTGGGGCAAGGTTGTAATGTCGCCTTAGAAAGCTGCCGCATGTTTGCTGAGATATTGACCCAAACCAAAGGAGATTTATCCCTCGCTTTACCAGCCTATACGGCGGCCCGGAAGCCCGATACGGACGCAGTGGCTCAGCTATCGGAAATTGGCTTTGGGGGGAATAAACGAGCAAGCAGCATCCTGTTTATCACCAAAGTAGTGATCCTGATGTTTCTGCATAAATTACTCCCCAGATGGTTTCATAAATATGCTCTTTTTCAACTTGGGGATGCTGACGTTCCTTATTCCAAAATATGGCAGCAAGTTCAGCGTCAAAATAGTCAATTACGCCTTGTACTAGCGACGTTAATCGGTAGTATTCCTGTGATCTGGTTAGTTGTTTGGAGAATTGCCTAA